One stretch of Deltaproteobacteria bacterium DNA includes these proteins:
- the kdsA gene encoding 3-deoxy-8-phosphooctulonate synthase translates to MKVIQVKKLSLSDDSLFVIAGPCVIENEKDTIEAAKRLKEIAEELALPLVFKASYDKGNRSSVNSFRGPGIKAGLEILKKVGDQLDLPVISDIHGIEEIGSASQVLDIIQIPAFLCRQTDLLVETAKTGKVVNVKKGQFMAPWDMKNVIEKIRSAGNEKIILTERGSTFGYNNLVTDMRAFPMMNEFGYPVIFDATHSVQLPGGAGSSSAGQREFVAPLARAAVAAGARGLFLEVHENPEKALCDGPNSLAIDDVKALLLSLKTIHSAI, encoded by the coding sequence ATGAAGGTTATTCAGGTAAAAAAACTCTCCTTAAGTGATGATTCGCTATTTGTTATCGCCGGTCCCTGTGTCATTGAAAATGAGAAGGACACCATCGAAGCCGCAAAAAGGCTGAAAGAGATAGCTGAGGAGCTTGCCCTGCCTCTTGTCTTCAAGGCTTCCTACGACAAGGGCAACCGCAGCTCCGTAAATTCTTTCAGAGGCCCGGGGATTAAAGCGGGTCTGGAGATTCTTAAAAAGGTGGGAGATCAACTTGATCTGCCTGTTATTTCGGATATTCACGGCATTGAAGAAATAGGCTCTGCATCGCAAGTGCTCGATATTATCCAGATTCCTGCCTTTCTATGCCGCCAGACGGACCTGCTTGTTGAAACGGCGAAGACGGGAAAAGTGGTCAATGTCAAGAAGGGGCAGTTTATGGCTCCCTGGGATATGAAGAATGTTATTGAAAAGATAAGGTCGGCAGGTAACGAAAAGATCATCCTTACAGAAAGAGGAAGTACTTTCGGATATAATAATCTCGTGACGGACATGAGGGCTTTTCCCATGATGAATGAATTTGGCTACCCTGTTATCTTTGATGCGACCCATTCGGTCCAACTCCCGGGTGGTGCAGGCTCATCGTCGGCTGGACAGAGAGAGTTTGTGGCCCCGCTGGCAAGGGCGGCTGTCGCTGCAGGCGCCAGGGGCCTTTTTCTTGAAGTCCATGAAAATCCTGAAAAAGCGCTTTGCGACGGACCGAACTCACTGGCCATTGATGATGTTAAGGCTTTATTATTATCGCTTAAGACCATCCATTCCGCCATATAG
- the cysE gene encoding serine O-acetyltransferase, which yields MFSRLKEDISVVFERDPAARSILEVITCYPGFHAILFYRVCHKLWINGFKFPARFISHLGRFLTGIEIHPGARIGARFFIDHGMGIVIGETAEVGDDVTIYHGVTLGGTSWKKEKRHPTIENNVVIGAGAKILGPFIIGKNSMIGAGSVVVKPVPSHSTVVGVPGRVVYRDLGEGEMEHHLLPDPEAKAIACLFEQVKELEGKVKLIEEKTGLAKAAGKEAKDEEKRDDLEIFLHGAGI from the coding sequence ATGTTTTCCAGGCTTAAAGAGGATATCTCGGTAGTTTTTGAAAGGGATCCTGCTGCCCGAAGTATTTTGGAAGTCATCACCTGTTATCCCGGTTTTCATGCCATACTGTTCTACAGGGTATGCCATAAATTATGGATTAATGGCTTTAAATTTCCGGCCAGGTTTATCTCTCACTTAGGACGTTTTTTGACGGGTATAGAAATTCACCCCGGCGCCAGAATAGGAGCAAGGTTTTTTATAGATCACGGCATGGGGATCGTCATTGGTGAAACGGCCGAAGTAGGTGACGATGTAACCATTTATCACGGCGTTACCCTTGGGGGCACAAGCTGGAAAAAGGAAAAGCGTCATCCCACCATAGAAAATAATGTCGTTATCGGTGCAGGAGCGAAGATACTCGGTCCCTTTATAATCGGGAAAAACAGCATGATTGGCGCGGGGTCTGTCGTTGTTAAGCCCGTTCCCAGTCACTCTACCGTGGTCGGTGTTCCCGGCAGGGTCGTTTACAGGGACCTTGGAGAAGGCGAAATGGAACATCATCTCCTGCCGGACCCTGAGGCGAAAGCCATTGCCTGTCTCTTTGAGCAGGTCAAGGAACTGGAAGGCAAGGTAAAGCTTATCGAGGAAAAAACAGGCCTTGCCAAAGCTGCCGGGAAAGAAGCCAAAGATGAAGAAAAGCGGGATGACCTTGAAATCTTTCTCCATGGCGCCGGTATATAA
- a CDS encoding cysteine desulfurase — MKRVYFDYNATTPLDPQAALAVERGLTNIFGNPSSIHREGCAAKRELDDARHEMASFLGCHSDEIIFSGSGSESNNLAIKGIAESYREKGSHIVTSVVEHPSVLKTCQYLESRGYQVTYLPVDEKGFFSLADLASAVTDETVLVTLMMANNETGIISPVREAAAIAQERGALFHTDAVQAVGKINVNVQDLGVDLLSLAGHKFYGPKGSAVLYVKKGVKVEPQNHGGGQEGSLRAGTENIPAIMGLAEASKGAKALQPAEYKKMQNLRELLKEGLCREIDYVSFNGESEHTLPNTLSVTFDGISGESLIMALDLEGFSLSAGSACASGAIKPSHVLTAMGLDEDKIKGTIRISLGRWNTKEDVENFLNVLPTVLKRLGKG, encoded by the coding sequence ATGAAAAGAGTTTATTTCGATTATAATGCCACTACTCCCCTGGATCCCCAGGCAGCCCTGGCCGTAGAAAGAGGACTAACAAATATTTTCGGTAATCCTTCCAGTATTCACAGGGAAGGTTGTGCCGCAAAAAGGGAACTCGATGATGCCCGTCATGAAATGGCCTCATTTCTTGGATGCCATAGCGATGAGATTATTTTTAGCGGCAGTGGTTCAGAGAGTAACAATCTTGCCATTAAGGGGATTGCCGAAAGCTACAGGGAAAAGGGCTCTCACATTGTTACTTCAGTTGTTGAGCATCCTTCCGTTTTGAAAACCTGCCAATATCTTGAAAGCAGGGGCTATCAGGTAACCTATCTGCCCGTTGATGAGAAAGGTTTTTTCAGTCTCGCTGACCTGGCATCGGCAGTTACAGATGAAACGGTCCTTGTTACATTAATGATGGCAAATAATGAAACAGGTATTATCAGTCCCGTAAGAGAGGCTGCCGCCATAGCTCAGGAAAGGGGCGCGCTGTTTCATACCGATGCTGTGCAGGCAGTGGGGAAAATAAATGTCAACGTGCAAGACCTCGGTGTGGATCTGCTCTCCCTTGCAGGCCATAAATTTTACGGACCAAAGGGAAGCGCTGTGCTCTATGTTAAAAAGGGTGTTAAGGTAGAACCTCAGAATCATGGTGGCGGACAGGAAGGTTCATTGAGAGCAGGCACTGAAAATATTCCTGCCATTATGGGACTTGCCGAGGCATCGAAAGGGGCAAAGGCTTTGCAGCCGGCAGAATATAAAAAAATGCAAAATCTGAGAGAGCTGTTGAAAGAAGGGCTTTGCCGCGAGATTGACTATGTATCTTTTAATGGAGAGAGTGAACATACTTTGCCTAATACGCTCAGTGTAACCTTTGATGGAATTAGCGGAGAGTCTCTTATTATGGCCCTTGATCTGGAAGGTTTTTCGCTCTCTGCGGGCTCTGCCTGTGCATCGGGCGCCATCAAACCTTCCCATGTTTTGACGGCAATGGGCCTTGATGAGGATAAAATCAAAGGGACCATCCGCATCAGCCTGGGCCGGTGGAATACAAAAGAGGATGTGGAGAATTTTCTTAACGTTCTTCCAACTGTCTTAAAACGGCTTGGAAAAGGCTGA
- a CDS encoding CTP synthase, translated as MNKPKKYIFVTGGVVSSLGKGLAAASIGALMEARGLKVTMQKLDPYINVDPGTMSPFQHGEVFVTDDGAETDLDLGHYERYISTRMSKKNNFTTGQVYDTVLTKERRGDYLGGTVQVIPHITDEIKRRINEVSREHDIAIIEVGGTVGDIESLPFLEAIRQCKYDLGAENVLYVHLTLVPYIPGAGELKTKPTQHSVKELREIGIQPDILLCRADRMLPAEMKEKIALFCNVDKDAVISAVDVDNIYRVPTFFNEEGLDAKIAAKLNIWTGQPRLEKWAEIYKKVTSPADEVKIAIAGKYVELKESYKSLNEALIHGGIANDCGVQLEYIDTEEIEKKGIGSLLDDVHGILVPGGFGARGVEGKVDVIRHAREKRIPFLGICLGMQLSVVEFARNVCGLEGANSYEFDETTEHAVIHLMESQKSLEDLGGTMRLGAYKCRLREGTFSYASYKKKEVSERHRHRYEFNNKYRKSIEGKGMVISGIYEEGALVEIVEIKDHPWFVACQFHPEFKSRPVDPHPLFAGFVQAAMGNRGAGKQ; from the coding sequence ATGAATAAACCTAAAAAATATATTTTTGTAACCGGTGGCGTTGTTTCTTCGCTTGGCAAAGGGCTGGCTGCAGCTTCTATCGGGGCGCTTATGGAGGCGAGGGGGCTGAAGGTGACCATGCAAAAGCTCGATCCTTATATTAATGTAGATCCCGGAACGATGAGTCCCTTTCAGCATGGAGAGGTTTTTGTTACTGATGACGGCGCCGAGACGGATCTTGACCTTGGCCACTATGAGAGATACATTTCTACACGAATGTCAAAGAAGAATAACTTTACCACTGGACAGGTCTATGACACGGTTCTCACAAAGGAGCGAAGGGGTGATTATCTGGGAGGAACGGTCCAGGTTATTCCCCATATAACCGATGAAATCAAAAGGCGGATAAATGAGGTGTCCCGGGAGCACGACATCGCCATAATAGAGGTTGGCGGAACGGTAGGTGATATTGAGTCGCTCCCTTTTCTTGAGGCCATCAGGCAATGCAAGTACGATTTAGGTGCTGAAAATGTATTGTATGTTCACCTCACACTTGTTCCCTATATTCCCGGCGCCGGTGAATTAAAAACCAAACCTACCCAGCACAGTGTTAAAGAGCTTCGCGAGATAGGTATTCAGCCTGATATCCTTCTTTGCAGGGCTGACAGGATGTTGCCGGCCGAGATGAAGGAAAAAATTGCCCTCTTTTGTAATGTTGATAAGGATGCCGTTATTTCCGCCGTCGATGTAGATAACATCTACAGGGTTCCCACTTTTTTTAACGAAGAAGGACTTGATGCCAAGATTGCGGCAAAGCTCAACATCTGGACGGGGCAGCCCCGCCTTGAAAAGTGGGCGGAAATTTATAAAAAGGTAACTTCCCCGGCTGATGAGGTGAAAATTGCTATTGCAGGAAAATATGTGGAACTCAAGGAGTCCTACAAGAGCCTTAATGAAGCGCTTATTCATGGTGGAATAGCCAATGATTGCGGGGTTCAGCTCGAATATATCGATACTGAAGAAATAGAGAAAAAGGGCATAGGCAGTTTGCTTGATGATGTTCATGGAATCCTTGTTCCCGGCGGTTTTGGCGCCAGGGGGGTAGAAGGGAAGGTCGATGTTATCAGGCATGCCAGGGAAAAGAGGATTCCTTTTCTGGGAATCTGTCTCGGCATGCAGCTTTCCGTTGTTGAATTTGCGCGAAATGTTTGCGGACTGGAAGGTGCAAACAGCTATGAGTTTGATGAAACGACGGAACATGCTGTGATCCATCTCATGGAATCTCAGAAAAGCCTTGAAGACCTGGGTGGAACGATGCGCCTTGGCGCATACAAGTGCCGGTTGAGAGAAGGAACCTTTTCCTATGCTTCATACAAGAAAAAAGAGGTAAGCGAACGTCATCGCCACCGTTACGAATTTAATAACAAGTACAGGAAGAGTATTGAAGGAAAGGGGATGGTTATCAGCGGTATTTATGAGGAGGGAGCTCTCGTCGAGATTGTCGAGATCAAGGACCACCCCTGGTTTGTTGCCTGCCAGTTCCACCCTGAATTTAAATCACGTCCCGTCGATCCTCATCCGCTCTTTGCCGGTTTTGTGCAGGCCGCTATGGGAAACAGGGGCGCCGGAAAGCAGTAA